GAAATGAACAAAGATGGAACACACGATATATTTGAAATGTACTTCTGTATTCAGTAAACTGCCTTCATTATAAAtcacttgaacatgttgaacaatgCATTTAGATCGATCtataaaactgaaattgaaactaATTGTTTAACCCCCACCCTCTCTACCATGGTAATATTTCTGTACTCGTACCTCATACAGTGTCCTTGGGAGTTAGGAATGTATTTCAACAGCACTAAACTAAGGGTGATCATATTAGATTAGGTCACTGGAAAAAATTTCGGACCATTTCAGCTGAATCCAAAATCGGACCGCCTTGAAAATAATACAAGATTTTTCCTATTGCCTAATGGCATCAAAACATTCTGGCGTCCTTTGGTCAAAGTGTCACAAATGTTATTCAAAAAATTTTAATAATCCTCCGGCCTGATCCCACCGATCATACCCCTCTCATCGTTCCTCCTCCGCCTGTCATCTCTGTATCTGTTGTCGCGATATCCATCTTGTCGTTCGTAGCTCCTGTCACGATAACCTTGACCCTGATAGGGACCTTGGTAGTAACCTTGATAGTGACCTTGATAGTAACCTTGACCTTGATAGTAGTAACCTTGACCTTGGTCTCTGTAACCCCAATTGTCCCAACCACCTTGATCTCTGTAACCTCTGTTGTCCCTGTAGTTGTCACGTCGATCATATCTGTTTCCCCCGCGGTTCCCTCTATTGCCCCTGAAATGAAACCGTCTACAGTTGAACACCTCCCTaagcaaacacctctctatctGTATTGTGTTCTCCACGGCTGATTTCTTGCCAAGTGCTGTGACCATACTTTAACACTATATAGACATTCTCATTGCCACCATGGTatattcttaagaaaaaatCACAAGGACAGTCACCCCATCCTTGGAACAGGTGTGAGGGGAGGAGAATGTGACTAACCTGGTATTCGATTGAGACGTACAGTATAGTCAATTTGAAATACAAACCTTGAGTAATCATTATGTCGCTTAGGCCGCGAGTACCAGTTATCGACAACAGGTGGCGGGGGCGTTGGTGAGTTCAAGTACGCTGTGTATTCTTCATCGTCTTCTGTGTACCTCgtcttggccatttcatctagCTCTTCGGCTGTCGGAGAGAGGTGGGTCTTGGCACCGGAATCGGGGACTTCTGCTGTTGCCATGGCTAGAATGATGAAGAGATggatgattgaaacaaacatCAACATGTTCATGAGTAACCAATGGAGTGAGTATAAGGTATCCGTTGAAGGTGAGGGAACAGCAACATCACAACTCATGGTGCCATTGCCACATTTTTACTAGAAAAATTGAGGTAAAAACTCATGAAGCAGATTGAGACACTACCAGATGAACACGTCAATGGTGGTTGGTAAACACAGACATATGAAAGACAACAAAGTTAAAGTGACTGAAAGAATGGCGACATAAAACTACAGATTGTACACAAAAGTGACACTGAACATGAACATAATATTATTAAACTAAGTTGGGGATGTTGCGGATAACGAATAAACATTTCAATGCTGTGTGACTAACAAAATTGTAGTTGTAGTTCTTTCGGATACTGGCGAAATAAGGATGCACACAGGGTTGCATACACATTACACACAGGCGTGAATGGTGACAAAAGTTGGGGATAGCATTTCTCACGAATAACACAAGCTTTTGTTCAGAAGTTTtaaacataccttccatctacTTTGATGAGTCGTAAAGGttgtatatatttaaaaaataaagaGCAGAATTGGAGATTTTGGGCGATTTGGGCGATTTTTGTAATCTATTTTCACTTCATGGGCGCAGACATCTTGAAAAATACCCACGatccgataaccagctggcagaggctgtttggtctcactagccggtgcggaggccaggcagGACCGCAATATACAATATTGGTTCTAGTTCTTCGATTTGCCGCTAGGGTTCCGTCGTTGGATGTCAGCTTATCGGTCGTGTCGGAAGAAATCAAAACCCTAAATTGAACTCatattcttttaaaaaaaaaaaaaatccgaAAATAGCTCATATCGTGGCGTCATTTTGGTCAGCAAACATCCCCCTTTTCAAACTAACTCAAATAAAGACAACAAGAACCAGTTGATGGATAACGTTCTTCAATTGTCCTTTTATCTGTAGGCTACCATCAAAACATATAAATGTTACTATTTAGCCTATTATGAATTTGATCATTTAGTAAGTAGTTTTTTTGTGTCCGaaaatagaaaacaaaatttagtgTATTTTTACATTGCTAAATTTTGGGATGAGTACGATTATTAAACATGCCTGTTCAATCGTCAATATCGTAGTACTGCAGCTGACTCCTCCACTCTGCTGTCTCCATCCATAGTGTGCTCTGAATTAATAGACTTTCTTTTTACAGAAACCATTTTGTAAGCAGGCCGCAGGCGCAGCGCAGAGCAGAGCAACCGACATCACACACAATGCGTGAATGCGCAACAAGGCCAAACTCAAAACGTTTGAATAACAGACAAtgataggccttttcgaagaagtttgctctggtgctgaccagtcatgcatttcacctggaacaaagggtcaccGAGGCTaaaggcattgtccgaagtctgCAGGctgcttaggccttctgacataGGCCTATTCTTATAATagtgtgtgcatttgatttgttaaGGCTCTGATCGTCCTCTTCGAAAAGGCCTTTcgtgcccccctccccccgtggCCTTGGGCAATTGAAGTGTTGTACTGTACTGtatctttttcagaaaatttgatAAGCGGTTACGATGTTCCCAACAAGTTCTCAGGTGAAGTTCTGGATGTTTGCTGACGATAAAGAAATACTCTGTCTGCGGAAAGAGGCCAATGAAAGATTCATTAAAGAGCACGGCAAGTCGA
Above is a genomic segment from Lineus longissimus chromosome 14, tnLinLong1.2, whole genome shotgun sequence containing:
- the LOC135498849 gene encoding RNA guanine-N7 methyltransferase activating subunit-like; the encoded protein is MEAMATAEVPDSGAKTHLSPTAEELDEMAKTRYTEDDEEYTAYLNSPTPPPPVVDNWYSRPKRHNDYSRGNRGNRGGNRYDRRDNYRDNRGYRDQGGWDNWGYRDQGQGYYYQGQGYYQGHYQGYYQGPYQGQGYRDRSYERQDGYRDNRYRDDRRRRNDERGMIGGIRPEDY